tcttttcctatttggaaGCTTTTCAGCATGCCTGGTACACAGACTTCCTCTAGGTATTAGATAAATACTTGAGCAACCTTTGGCAATTTATTGACTCTCTGAAACAGACTTTAGGTgaggatttaaaataaaacaaatatttcaaaaggcaTTTAAGTTATCTCCCAGGTTTAGAACCCTACAATgtgttttccttgtttttctttaccAGGGGATAAAGTCCTCAGTTAAACATTTACGACTCTAAACTCTTAGCCGTTGCCTTTCCTTCCTTATCTCTCCTCTCTTGCCATGTTCCTTCCTGTCATGGGGTTTTAAAGCTACCTGAAATCTTCTTTCCCACTCATTGCATTGGTAAATCCAATTCATCTTGCAAGTCTCATTTTCAAGAGCCATGCTCTGATCCCTAATCTAAGTTTGGCCCTCTTTCCATGTATTCTTTCTCTTGATACTCAATGCTTTGCATTTAGAGCCCTTCCCATACTTTGcagttatatatgtgtatgttgaTTAGTTTCAGTTCTGACCTCAGTAGATAATAAAGGCCACAAGAGTATGATCATGTCTGTTTTCTTCTCCAATATATGCTCTATTCTGAGTTTTTACCTAGCACATACTAAGAAACTGCTTCAGTGAAAAAAGTTGAATTGGCAAGATAGGATTGTATCAGGCAAACAATGTATATTTGTACCCCATTCTTTTTATGTTGAATCTTTAGGCCTGGTGCAGGCTTTTTATGTTGGCAATGGGAATGATTTTCTCCTACTTCCCACAGAATGGCAGGTCAAGTGGCATGGAGACCATATATGACAACTGGTGCCTGATTAGGCATGTGTGCTAATACGTGAATGATTTCTATTTTTgccttacagaaagaaaaataatacaaagtagTTAGGTACTTTTTCATTCTACTCATACATAGGAAAAACTCAAggtgtttaaaaaacaaatagctcTTAGATATTTATTGCTTTCTAGTTTACTCacattggggtgtgtgtgtgtgtgtgtgtgtgtgtgtgtgtatctaggatctatatgtgtgtatatatatcttgACTCATTGCTTAGCAGCTTTCTGGCCAATAGGAGTTGAGTATGCAGTGCTCTAATATATACCCCTGGATTGGCTAACTGTCTCTGATGTCATAATTTCCCCATTAAGAAGTCATAATTTTCTTGAAATCACATTGTACTAATAGCACCTCTTGTTATGTTGTTACATTATAAGAAAGATAATCtaccagaaataaaaattcaggaaGCAGCAAGATATCTCTGTTCCTCACAGACCTTTTCCATTTGTGTGCTTTAGTAATCTACTGCCAACACTTGAAGCTagcttctttactttcttttacaACTGATGTTATTTGGTTTTCTGCGTTTGTCAGTTAGTAGGCAAATGGAGGAATGAGCCCAGTTAGAATTACTCCTTCAACTCATAGGTCTGTTTCATCTCGACTGTGGAGGCTTAGCATCTTTCTACTACTTAGCCTTCCTGACTCAAAAGGAAAAGCAATATGGACAGCTCATCTGAACATAACATTTCAGGTGGGAAATCAGATTATATCAGAACTAGGAGAGAGTGGAGTGTTTGGGAATCATTCTCCTCTGGAAAGGGTGTCTGGTGTAGTGGTACTTCCTGAAGGATGGAATGCTTGTAATCCATTGACCAACTTCAGCAGGCCAGAACAGGCAGACTCTTGGCTGGCCCTCATTGAACGGGGAGGCTGTACTTTTACACATAAAATCAACGTGGCAGCAGAAAACGGAGCAAATGGGGTGATCATCTATAACTATCCAGGTACGGGCAACAAAGTGTTTCCTATGTCTCACCAGGGAACAGAAAACATAGTTGCAGTGATGATAGGCAATCTAAAAGGCATGGAACTTTTGCACTTGATTCAGAAAGGAGTCTATGTGACCATCATCATTGAAGTGGGGAGAATGCACATGCCATGGCTAAGCCACTATGTCATGTCTCTGTTTACCTTCCTGGCAGCCACAATTGCCTACCTTTTCTTGTACTGT
This genomic interval from Marmota flaviventris isolate mMarFla1 chromosome 1, mMarFla1.hap1, whole genome shotgun sequence contains the following:
- the LOC139704675 gene encoding RING finger protein 148-like, giving the protein MSPVRITPSTHRSVSSRLWRLSIFLLLSLPDSKGKAIWTAHLNITFQVGNQIISELGESGVFGNHSPLERVSGVVVLPEGWNACNPLTNFSRPEQADSWLALIERGGCTFTHKINVAAENGANGVIIYNYPGTGNKVFPMSHQGTENIVAVMIGNLKGMELLHLIQKGVYVTIIIEVGRMHMPWLSHYVMSLFTFLAATIAYLFLYCDWRPRAPNSSTTRRRQIKADVKKAIGQLQLRVLKEGDKELDPNEDNCVVCFDIYKPQDVVRILTCKHFFHKTCIDPWLLAHRTCPMCKCDILKT